A DNA window from Labrus mixtus chromosome 4, fLabMix1.1, whole genome shotgun sequence contains the following coding sequences:
- the LOC132973037 gene encoding carbohydrate sulfotransferase 8-like → MTSNTTPPITERLKNTSAGNSTPTGWEEGLQQLVLKQELRHQVLANICSKYQLGSWDQVVSKTHMSMIHVEDQSRLLYCEVPKVGCSNWKRVLMVLAGRATSVLDIPHVMAHFKNKLRKLEEYGPKGINQRLNAYTKVLFVRDPFERLVSAYRDKFENKNDYYHSLFGRPIISRYRANPSLEALRTGDGVTFREFVHYLLDPQRPVGNDIHWAKMSTLCPPCVIRYDFIGKFENMNSEANFLLRSIGAPQNLSYPDYKDRNPEDERTHSSVMKKYFSQLNATERQGVYDYYRIDYEMFDFPKPLQDLH, encoded by the coding sequence ATGACGAGCAACACCACTCCTCCCATCACAGAACGTCTGAAAAACACCTCTGCAGGTAACAGCACTCCTACTGGATGGGAGGAGGGACTGCAGCAGCTGGTGCTGAAGCAGGAGTTACGGCACCAGGTGCTGGCCAACATCTGCTCCAAATACCAGCTGGGCTCCTGGGACCAGGTCGTCTCCAAAACACACATGTCTATGATCCATGTGGAGGACCAGTCCAGGCTGCTGTACTGTGAGGTTCCCAAAGTCGGCTGCTCCAACTGGAAGCGGGTGCTGATGGTTCTGGCAGGCCGAGCCACCTCTGTACTCGACATCCCTCATGTGATGGCAcacttcaaaaacaaactgcGGAAACTGGAGGAATATGGCCCAAAGGGCATCAACCAGAGGCTGAACGCCTACACCAAGGTGCTGTTTGTTAGGGATCCTTTTGAGCGACTGGTGTCAGCATATCGAGAcaagtttgagaataaaaaCGATTACTACCATTCTCTGTTTGGACGGCCCATCATCTCCAGGTACCGCGCCAACCCCTCACTAGAAGCCCTGCGCACAGGTGATGGTGTCACCTTCAGGGAGTTTGTGCACTACCTGCTGGACCCGCAACGTccagtggggaatgacatccACTGGGCAAAGATGAGCACTCTGTGTCCACCTTGTGTGATCCGCTATGACTTCATCGGCAAGTTTGAGAACATGAACAGTGAAGCCAACTTCCTGCTGCGGAGCATCGGAGCACCACAGAACCTCAGCTACCCCGACTATAAGGACAGAAACCCTGAGGACGAGAGGACGCACTCCTCCGTCATGAAGAAATATTTCTCCCAGCTGAACGCCACTGAGAGGCAGGGAGTCTACGACTATTACCGCATCGACTATGAGATGTTTGACTTCCCCAAACCCCTCCAAGACCTGCACTGA